From the Eleutherodactylus coqui strain aEleCoq1 chromosome 7, aEleCoq1.hap1, whole genome shotgun sequence genome, one window contains:
- the SEPSECS gene encoding O-phosphoseryl-tRNA(Sec) selenium transferase isoform X2: MNEDSFDAGEQIVSPAYIRQGREARRSHEQLIRVLLEKGKCPQDAWGEGTIELFLRELAVMDSNNFLGNCGVGEREGRVASGMVSRRHYRLIHGIGRSGDISAVQPKAAGSSLLNKLTNSMVLDILRTAGVRTATSCFVVPMATGMSLTLCFLTLRHKRPKAKYILWPRIDQKSCFKSMITAGFEPVVIENVLEGDELRTDLKAVESRISELGAENILCIHSTTSCFAPRVPDRLEELAEICAKHDIPHIVNNAYGVQSSKCMHLIQQGARRGRIDAFVQSLDKNFMVPVGGAVVAGFNDSFLEEISKMYPGRASASPSLDVLITLLSLGASGYKNLLTERKELFTYLANELKALAAKHNERLLDTPHNPISLGLCHLEHHSQSADMFLRASCLTAMTILALT; encoded by the exons ATGAATGAGGATAGTTTTGATGCAGGAGAGCAGATCGTGTCTCCGGCTTATATTCGGCAAGGAAGGGAAGCGCGGCGCAGCCATGAGCAGCTCATCAGAGTCCTGCTGGAGAAG GGTAAGTGCCCGCAGGATGCTTGGGGCGAGGGCACGATCGAGCTCTTCCTACGTGAGCTGGCCGTCATGGACAGTAATAACTTCCTTGGGAACTGTGGGGTAGGAGAGCGAGAAGGAAGAGTGGCATCCGGCATGGTTTCCCGACGGCATTACCG tcTCATCCATGGAATTGGCCGGTCAGGAGATATATCTGCTGTGCAACCCAAAGCTGCAGGCTCAAGTCTGCTGAATAAATTAACGAATTCCATGGTGCTGGATATTCTGAGGACTGCAG GTGTGCGAACTGCAACAAGCTGCTTTGTTGTTCCTATGGCAACTGGAATGAGTTTAACTCTTTGTTTCCTTACGCTCCGACATAAAAGGCCAAAAGCAAAATACATTCTATGGCCGCGGATAGACCAGAAATCGTGCTTCAAGTCGATGATTACTGCCG GTTTTGAGCCCGTTGTGATTGAGAATGTTCTGGAAGGGGATGAATTGCGAACTGATCTGAAGGCTGTTGAGTCCAGGATTAGTGAGCTGGGAGCGGAAAATATACTGTGCATTCACTCAACTACATCATGTTTTGCCCCtcgtgtgccagacag ACTGGAGGAACTGGCAGAGATCTGCGCCAAGCATGATATTCCTCACATAGTTAATAATGCCTATGGCGTCCAATCCTCAAAGTGTATGCATCTTATCCAGCAG GGTGCACGTAGGGGCAGGATTGATGCCTTTGTGCAGAGTTTAGACAAGAACTTCATGGTTCCTGTGGGTGGCGCTGTTGTAGCAGGTTTTAATGATTCTTTCCTTGAAGAAATTAGCAAAATGTATCCTGGGAGAGCGTCCGCCTCGCCATCTCTGGATGTCCTGATAACATTGCTGTCACTTGGTGCAAGTGGATATAAGAATCTATTGACAGAAAGGAAG GAACTATTTACCTATCTTGCCAATGAACTGAAGGCCCTGGCAGCCAAACATAACGAAAGGTTACTAGATACTCCACATAATCCCATTTCATTGG